The following DNA comes from Paraburkholderia sp. PGU19.
CAACAACAACGCGACTAATCCCGATTCATTCGAACGCTGCCGTGGTTTTGCCGAAGCAATCGGCGCCGATTTCAAGACGTCGACGCTCGACTCCGGGAACGATCCCATCGAAGTCGAAAACAAGGTGTTCGCAGCACTGCACAAGCAGCCGGACACACAGGCGGTTTTGGCACTCGGTCCGACATCGGCGGTGCCGGCGATGCGCGCCATTCAGAAGCTTGGTCTCACCGGCAAGATCTGGTTCGCCACGTTCGACATGACGTCGGAAGTCGATAAAGGGATCAAGGCGGGAGCGGTGAAATTCGCAATCGACCAGCAACCTTACCTTCAGGGCTACATCCCGATTGCGTTGCTCGCGCTGATGAAACAAGACCATACGCGCGATATCCAGAAGGCAATCGCCACCCTGCAAGCCAATCCGAAATTTCAGCAACGTATCCGAACCTATGGACTCACGCCGCGCGTCCAGGCGAGCGGCATCGATACGGGACCAGGTTTCGTCACGCAAGAGAACGTCGGTCTCGTCGACAAATACGCAGGACAGTACCGTTGAATTCACTTGAGAGGGTCACCATGTTTCAACTGGCCGTATGCGCGGAAATGGTTTTCCGCGACCTCCCGTTCGCCCAGCGCGTCAGAAAGATTGCTGAACTCGGATTCCATGTGGAGATCTGGGACTGGACCCGACATGATCTCGCCGAATTACAGCAGACAGGCGCAACGTTCTCTTCGATGACGGGATATATCGAAGGCGACCTGATTACGGAAAGCGGGGCTCAGCGGCTAGTCGAAACGGCTGAGCAATCCATCGAGGCAGCGAAGCGCCTGCGCTGTCCTCGTTTGAATCTGCATGGTACGGGACTGGATAGCCATGGAATGCCCGTGAAGCCGACTCCATCGGTTACGGGACCGATGTGGCTCGCCGCCGTGCATACGCTGACGCGTATGGCGGAACTCGGCCGCCGCGCAGAAGTGGTGTTCTGCCTTGAGAACCTCAATACGGCCGTCGATCACCCGGGCGTACCGTTCGCCAGAGCCGCCGACACGCTTGCTCTCGTGGAAGCAGTCGACAGTCCGCATCTGCGCCTCAACCTCGATCTTTATCACGCGCAGATTGGCGAGGGCAATCTCATCGAACTCGTCCGAAATGCACTGCCTTTTATTGGTGAAATCCAGGTCGCCGATGTTCCGGGACGATGTGAGCCGGGCACGGGAGAAATCTATTACCCGGCAATCGCTCGCGCCCTGTCACAAGCCGGATACCGTGGCACTGTCGCGATGGAGGCATGGGCCAGTGGCGACGATGAACTGGCATTGCAACGGTTCCGGGAAGCCTTCTCGATCTGACCGTGCGAAGTCAATTGCCGTGAAACGGGACCTCACGAAACATGGCGGTCCATCGCTAACCTTCCTTGAACGGAACGATTTCAAATGCTAAACGTTGCCCTGCTGGGCGCCGGCCGGATCGGCCAGGTGCATGCCAAATCCATCGTTGCGAATCGCGACTGCAAGCTCGTCGCGGTATCCGACGTCGTCGCCGATGCGGCACACACGCTTGCCCATCGATATGGCGCGGAGGCGCGTCCTGTCGACGCTATTTTTGGCGATTCCGCGATCGACGCCGTGCTCATTGCGACATCGACGGACACGCATTCTGACCTCATCGAGCGAGCCACGGCCGCGGGTAAGTGGGTCCTGTGTGAGAAACCCGTCGATCTCTCGCTGGAGCGTGCGCTCCAATGCCGGGTCAAGGTGGCGAACACCGGCAAGCGCGTCATGATCGGCTTCAATCGCCGTTTCGATCCGAATTTCGCGGCGCTCAAGCATGCGCTCGATGCTGGGGAGATTGGCAAGGCCGAACTGCTGTCTATCACTTCTTTCGATCCGGCTCCGCCGCCCATTTCCTATCTCAAAGGATCAGGCGGATTGTTCCGCGACATGATGATTCACGATTTCGATATCGCCTGCTGGATGATGGGTGGAGCGCCGACGAAAGTCATGGCGGCAGGCTCATCGCTCGTGGATCCGGAAATCGGCGCGGCCGGCGACGTGGACACGGCCGTGGTCACGCTGACCTGGAAAGACGGTCGTATTGCCGTCATCAAGAACTCTCGCCGCGCCGGATATGGATACGATCAGCGAATCGAGCTGCTGGGTTCGCAGGGTCTGTTGTCTGCCGGGAACGTCCTCGAAAACACCGTCGAAAAAATCACGAGCGAAGGCACGCTAACTGCGAAGCCGGTGTACTTCTTTCTGGAGCGGTACATGCGGGCTTACGAAGCGGAATGGGCCGCTTTTGTCCAGGCAGTCAAGGACGACTCCGCCATGCCCGTCACGCTTGAAGATGGCATCGCGGCACTCGCCTGCGCCGAGGCCGCAGCGCGCTCTGCGCAGACCGGGGAGACTGCGACGATCCTGCCGGACATGCTCTCGGCGCGATGAACCTGTCTGGGAAGCGTGATGAACAGTGCGCGGCTCGCTGCAAAAAAGATCCGACAGGAAACGGAAGGCGTTCACAAACCTCACGACGCCGGGCCAACCGACAAATCGACCGTGCGCAGTGCTTCCCCTTATCGCCAATACCTCCGTTATCCTAGTTTTTGAGGTTTGACGATTCCCCGAAATCGTCGAGGGTGCTGGGAGTGTCACGCACACTTCCAGACCCTCGCCTTGTCGGTCTCCAGACAATGGCGACCGTTTTGACGACCGAGGTCAAGCGTACCGGAAGGGCCAACCATTGCAGAAAATGG
Coding sequences within:
- the iolG gene encoding inositol 2-dehydrogenase, with product MLNVALLGAGRIGQVHAKSIVANRDCKLVAVSDVVADAAHTLAHRYGAEARPVDAIFGDSAIDAVLIATSTDTHSDLIERATAAGKWVLCEKPVDLSLERALQCRVKVANTGKRVMIGFNRRFDPNFAALKHALDAGEIGKAELLSITSFDPAPPPISYLKGSGGLFRDMMIHDFDIACWMMGGAPTKVMAAGSSLVDPEIGAAGDVDTAVVTLTWKDGRIAVIKNSRRAGYGYDQRIELLGSQGLLSAGNVLENTVEKITSEGTLTAKPVYFFLERYMRAYEAEWAAFVQAVKDDSAMPVTLEDGIAALACAEAAARSAQTGETATILPDMLSAR
- a CDS encoding TIM barrel protein, with amino-acid sequence MFQLAVCAEMVFRDLPFAQRVRKIAELGFHVEIWDWTRHDLAELQQTGATFSSMTGYIEGDLITESGAQRLVETAEQSIEAAKRLRCPRLNLHGTGLDSHGMPVKPTPSVTGPMWLAAVHTLTRMAELGRRAEVVFCLENLNTAVDHPGVPFARAADTLALVEAVDSPHLRLNLDLYHAQIGEGNLIELVRNALPFIGEIQVADVPGRCEPGTGEIYYPAIARALSQAGYRGTVAMEAWASGDDELALQRFREAFSI
- a CDS encoding sugar ABC transporter substrate-binding protein, translated to MKGAAKLIAALATVAFSVSALAAGARFVVVSHAPDADPFWNVVKNGIADAGKDFDVSVDYRNPPNGDLADMVHLLDQAAARNYDGVATTIADFDVVRGPVKTIVAKGIPVVTFNSGTAKQNQELGGLLHVGQPEYLAGKEAGERAKAAGIKRFLCVNNNATNPDSFERCRGFAEAIGADFKTSTLDSGNDPIEVENKVFAALHKQPDTQAVLALGPTSAVPAMRAIQKLGLTGKIWFATFDMTSEVDKGIKAGAVKFAIDQQPYLQGYIPIALLALMKQDHTRDIQKAIATLQANPKFQQRIRTYGLTPRVQASGIDTGPGFVTQENVGLVDKYAGQYR